From a single Planctellipticum variicoloris genomic region:
- a CDS encoding protein-L-isoaspartate(D-aspartate) O-methyltransferase: protein MSHDSPNRDADERAAAIRSLIKELRTEGIRSDSVLQALQTVPRDQFVPPEYVAAAWRNTALPIGSGQTISQPYVVALMTEALELTGDETVLDVGTGSGYQAAVLAGLCRHVVGVERIPELVTGAREKLHALGLSNVEVHEGDGSLGWPDQAPFKGILVAAAGPRVPEALLKQLADGGRLVIPVGPPSQQVLMQYRREGETIHSRQLTGVRFVPLIGAEGWADGFGED from the coding sequence ATGTCGCACGATTCGCCGAACCGCGACGCGGACGAACGCGCCGCCGCGATTCGATCGTTGATCAAGGAACTGCGGACCGAAGGGATTCGGTCCGACAGCGTGCTGCAGGCCCTGCAGACCGTCCCCCGCGATCAGTTTGTCCCGCCGGAGTACGTCGCCGCCGCCTGGCGGAACACGGCGCTGCCGATCGGCTCGGGACAGACGATCAGCCAGCCCTACGTCGTAGCCCTGATGACGGAGGCGCTGGAACTGACCGGCGACGAGACTGTTCTGGACGTCGGCACCGGCAGCGGATATCAGGCGGCGGTTCTGGCCGGCCTGTGTCGCCACGTGGTCGGCGTCGAACGCATTCCGGAGCTCGTGACGGGAGCGCGAGAGAAGTTGCACGCCCTGGGGCTGAGCAACGTCGAAGTCCATGAGGGGGACGGCTCGCTGGGCTGGCCCGATCAGGCGCCGTTCAAAGGCATCCTGGTCGCAGCCGCCGGCCCGCGCGTCCCCGAGGCGCTCTTGAAGCAGCTTGCGGACGGCGGACGGCTGGTGATTCCAGTCGGCCCACCGTCGCAGCAGGTGCTGATGCAGTACCGCCGGGAGGGGGAGACGATCCACTCCCGGCAGCTCACAGGTGTGCGGTTTGTGCCGTTGATCGGGGCGGAAGGGTGGGCCGACGGATTCGGCGAGGATTGA
- a CDS encoding MATE family efflux transporter, translating into MATVTAGSAAPIRQTATPGGYAELLAIAVPLMLSAGTQSLMHIVDRIFLTGLSSAALAASLPAGILFWSCLSLPFGTASYINAFVAQYEGAGQRDRVIASVAQGVWFAIFAGLLLMGFAPFSQAIFALIGHEARIAALEAEYFYWLSLGAIPALLSATLSSFFSGRGQTRVVLAVNIASVAANVLLDYAMIFGNWGLPAWGITGAAIATNLANFLACVVYAGLMLRPSIERQYHVLRNLSLDFDLLARLLRFGLPSGLQMFVDVAGFTVFMLIIGLIGEAELAATNIAFNLNTLAFIPVVGIGIAVSTLVGQRIGEGRPDLAEASTWRAFSLGGAYMVVFGVIYMVLPDLLLWPYAASANRESFDGIRSTVIVLLRFVTLYSFFDAMAIIFGSAIRSAGDTRFSMIATGSCAWFLMVLPTWLVWKWYRPDLILSWAFCSAYVIALGFIMLARFRQGRWRSMKIIEHTAAEPGYEPANAGEAHVIGTAFAGAVCESPQAEV; encoded by the coding sequence ATGGCGACTGTGACCGCCGGATCGGCTGCTCCAATTCGACAGACTGCAACGCCGGGCGGATACGCGGAGCTGCTGGCGATCGCCGTGCCGCTGATGCTCAGCGCAGGCACGCAGTCGCTGATGCACATTGTGGACCGGATCTTCCTGACGGGACTGTCGTCGGCCGCGCTCGCCGCGTCGCTGCCGGCAGGCATCCTGTTCTGGTCCTGTTTGAGCCTGCCGTTCGGGACCGCGTCGTACATCAATGCGTTCGTGGCCCAGTACGAAGGAGCCGGACAGCGGGACCGGGTGATTGCGTCGGTGGCGCAGGGCGTCTGGTTTGCGATTTTCGCGGGCCTGCTGCTGATGGGGTTCGCCCCGTTCTCGCAGGCGATCTTCGCGCTGATCGGGCATGAGGCCCGGATCGCCGCGCTGGAGGCGGAATACTTCTACTGGCTGAGCCTCGGGGCGATCCCGGCGCTGCTGTCGGCGACGCTGTCGAGCTTCTTCAGCGGCCGGGGTCAGACGCGCGTCGTGCTGGCCGTCAACATCGCGTCCGTCGCGGCCAATGTCCTGCTGGACTATGCGATGATTTTCGGGAACTGGGGGCTCCCCGCCTGGGGGATCACCGGGGCGGCGATCGCCACCAATCTCGCGAACTTCCTGGCCTGTGTGGTTTATGCCGGGCTGATGCTCCGGCCGTCGATCGAGCGGCAGTATCACGTGTTGCGGAATCTGAGTCTGGATTTCGACCTGCTGGCGCGGCTGCTGAGGTTCGGGCTCCCCAGCGGTCTGCAGATGTTTGTCGACGTCGCCGGTTTTACAGTCTTCATGCTGATTATCGGACTGATCGGCGAAGCCGAGCTGGCGGCCACGAACATCGCGTTCAATCTGAATACGCTGGCGTTCATTCCGGTGGTCGGAATCGGGATTGCCGTTTCCACGCTGGTCGGCCAACGGATCGGCGAAGGCCGACCGGACCTCGCCGAAGCCAGCACCTGGCGGGCGTTTTCGCTGGGGGGGGCGTATATGGTCGTCTTCGGGGTGATCTATATGGTCCTTCCCGATCTGCTGCTGTGGCCGTATGCCGCCAGCGCCAATCGCGAGAGTTTCGACGGGATTCGGAGCACGGTGATCGTTCTGCTGCGGTTCGTCACGCTCTATTCGTTCTTCGACGCGATGGCGATCATTTTCGGGTCCGCGATCCGCTCCGCCGGCGATACGCGGTTCTCGATGATCGCCACGGGAAGCTGCGCCTGGTTCCTGATGGTCCTGCCGACCTGGCTGGTCTGGAAGTGGTATCGTCCCGATCTGATTCTGAGCTGGGCGTTCTGTTCGGCGTACGTGATTGCACTCGGGTTTATCATGCTCGCCCGCTTCCGTCAGGGACGCTGGAGGAGTATGAAGATCATCGAGCACACCGCCGCGGAACCGGGCTACGAGCCGGCGAATGCGGGGGAGGCGCATGTCATCGGGACCGCGTTTGCCGGAGCGGTCTGCGAGTCTCCGCAGGCCGAGGTCTGA
- a CDS encoding endonuclease/exonuclease/phosphatase family protein — MTRRRSTPTVPRPAAPKRTGSRILRTLGWLDFWLMCAVWAILWAIGETWWVGAALTYAPLSLLCVPPAILGLLSLPWDRKAVMLHLIAMGVVAGPIMGFVVPVHRLLERSPQSGPPLRVITCNVQGFGDGFDARLKEILDLKPDLLVLQEASRPFPALEEALPGWQFVAAGNLRVGCRFPVKFIADIHLDEFDRRAALVAEVATPAGPMHVVDVHQMTPRPGLANPSRESIQSGEWGRQVSEWEHKRRREMRSLRRAVDAAVEGRPRIIAGDFNAPSTSPILRRYWGDLQNAFTLAGWGWGYTAPCVEGERWPDHTPWIRIDHILCSSDWRIVDCQVGRSHGADHRLVVADVVLKGAKRDIDAAPPNSVDDETGAPQ; from the coding sequence ATGACTCGACGTCGGTCGACACCCACAGTCCCTCGCCCCGCCGCGCCGAAGCGCACAGGCTCGCGGATCCTCCGGACGCTCGGCTGGCTCGACTTCTGGCTGATGTGCGCCGTCTGGGCGATTCTCTGGGCCATCGGCGAAACGTGGTGGGTCGGAGCCGCTCTGACTTATGCTCCGCTGTCGCTCCTCTGCGTCCCGCCGGCCATCCTCGGGCTGCTGTCGCTGCCGTGGGATCGCAAAGCCGTCATGCTCCATCTGATTGCGATGGGGGTCGTCGCCGGTCCGATCATGGGCTTCGTGGTTCCCGTCCATCGGCTGCTGGAACGGAGTCCGCAATCCGGTCCGCCGCTGCGGGTCATCACCTGCAACGTGCAGGGCTTCGGCGACGGCTTCGACGCGCGGCTCAAGGAGATCCTGGACCTCAAGCCGGATCTGCTCGTCCTGCAGGAAGCGTCGCGACCCTTCCCGGCTCTGGAAGAGGCGCTGCCCGGCTGGCAGTTCGTCGCTGCGGGGAATCTGAGGGTCGGCTGCCGATTTCCGGTGAAGTTCATTGCCGACATCCACCTCGACGAATTCGATCGGCGGGCGGCCCTGGTCGCCGAGGTCGCGACGCCTGCCGGACCGATGCATGTGGTCGACGTGCATCAGATGACGCCTCGACCGGGTCTGGCGAATCCCTCGCGGGAAAGCATCCAGTCGGGCGAGTGGGGCCGGCAGGTCAGCGAATGGGAACACAAGCGTCGTCGCGAAATGCGATCGCTCCGCCGGGCTGTTGACGCTGCCGTGGAAGGCCGCCCGCGAATCATTGCGGGTGACTTCAACGCTCCGTCGACCAGTCCGATCCTCCGGCGTTACTGGGGCGATCTGCAGAACGCCTTCACGCTGGCCGGCTGGGGCTGGGGTTACACGGCGCCCTGCGTCGAAGGGGAACGCTGGCCCGACCATACGCCGTGGATCCGCATCGACCATATTCTGTGTTCGAGCGACTGGCGCATCGTCGACTGTCAGGTCGGCCGGAGCCACGGCGCCGACCACCGGCTGGTGGTGGCGGACGTCGTGTTGAAGGGGGCGAAACGCGACATCGACGCCGCACCGCCAAACTCTGTGGACGACGAAACGGGCGCACCGCAATAG
- a CDS encoding DUF1559 domain-containing protein, with protein MRRGFTLIELLVVIAIIAILIALLLPAVQQAREAARRTQCKNHLKQIGLALHNYHDRHTTFPIGVTDYNGQVSWHVYILPDMDQAPLYQQFQFVSSVYALAPNGKFCTVRIPTFLCPSGSVTLSPRERWPDPRDGNTVDPVRPTETTHYYGVLGPLGPNSYAGPNNFPGGVTGGPSNDPDGTRGGTDDPSGNGVPTFDPGGPGNDGTYPEAARCKGGPNTHGGFGTTGILTLDKARRISEVTDGMSQTLLVGELSWNKANIYRCWFRGVNGCGTGGSKNIKYHMHLRKFTSWYANDVSFGSEHTGGCHFVFGDGAVRFLSENMDLAVLKSLGSANLGEIATVE; from the coding sequence ATGCGCCGAGGATTCACACTCATCGAGCTGCTGGTCGTGATTGCGATCATCGCCATCCTGATCGCGCTGCTGCTGCCCGCGGTTCAACAGGCCCGCGAGGCCGCCCGGCGGACCCAGTGCAAGAATCATCTGAAGCAGATCGGCCTGGCGCTCCACAACTATCACGATCGGCACACGACGTTTCCGATCGGCGTCACCGACTACAACGGCCAGGTGAGCTGGCACGTCTACATTCTGCCCGACATGGATCAGGCGCCCCTGTACCAGCAGTTCCAGTTCGTCAGCTCCGTCTACGCTCTGGCCCCCAACGGCAAGTTCTGCACGGTCCGCATTCCAACCTTTCTCTGTCCGAGCGGCAGCGTCACCCTCAGCCCCCGCGAGCGCTGGCCCGATCCGCGCGATGGAAACACCGTGGATCCCGTCCGTCCCACGGAAACCACGCACTACTACGGCGTTCTGGGACCCCTGGGGCCGAATTCCTATGCAGGTCCGAATAACTTCCCCGGCGGCGTTACCGGAGGGCCCAGCAACGATCCCGATGGAACGCGCGGCGGAACCGACGACCCCAGCGGCAACGGCGTCCCGACGTTCGATCCGGGCGGCCCCGGCAACGACGGCACCTACCCGGAGGCGGCCCGCTGCAAGGGAGGGCCGAACACGCACGGCGGCTTCGGAACGACCGGCATCCTGACGCTGGACAAAGCCCGACGGATCAGCGAGGTGACCGACGGCATGTCACAGACTCTGCTGGTCGGGGAGCTCTCGTGGAACAAGGCGAATATCTACCGGTGCTGGTTTCGCGGAGTGAACGGCTGCGGAACGGGCGGATCGAAGAACATCAAGTATCACATGCATTTGCGGAAGTTCACGTCGTGGTATGCCAACGACGTCAGCTTCGGCAGCGAGCACACCGGCGGATGCCACTTCGTCTTCGGGGACGGCGCCGTCCGGTTCCTGTCCGAGAACATGGATCTGGCCGTTCTGAAGTCCCTCGGCAGCGCCAATCTGGGGGAAATCGCGACCGTGGAATAG
- the hemL gene encoding glutamate-1-semialdehyde 2,1-aminomutase, translating into MPLSHVKSEAHFARAQKVIPGGVNSPARAFGGVGGTPVIIDRADGPYLYDIDGNRYLDYIGSWGPHILGHRHPQIMDAIQASLQKGTSYGAPCESETVLAELVIAAVPSIEKVRMVNSGTEATMSAIRVARGFTGRNVIIKFAGCYHGHVDSLLVQAGSGALTHGVPSSPGVPAGCTADTLSLPYNDCQQLEDTFSRRGGEIAAVILEPVVGNMGVVIPTPEFLQTLQRVCRQHGAVLIFDEVMTGFRLAFGGAQERFGIRPDMTTLGKILGGGMPVGAYGGRTDIMNSVSPVGPVYQAGTLSGNPVAMAAGIAMLTALKELNPYPALETFTARLCVGLSALAGKYGLPHTIPQIGSMFTLFFNPEVVTSYDVAKHSDTKRFARYFHAMLDGGVYLACSQYEANFVSAALTEEHLQATLQAADRALEQIARS; encoded by the coding sequence ATGCCCCTGTCTCACGTGAAGAGCGAAGCCCATTTTGCCCGGGCTCAGAAAGTCATCCCCGGCGGCGTGAACAGCCCGGCCCGCGCCTTTGGCGGCGTCGGCGGGACGCCGGTGATCATCGATCGGGCGGACGGGCCGTACCTCTACGACATCGACGGCAATCGTTATCTCGACTATATCGGCTCGTGGGGGCCGCACATCCTCGGCCACCGCCATCCGCAGATCATGGACGCGATTCAGGCGTCTTTGCAGAAAGGGACCAGCTACGGCGCTCCCTGCGAAAGCGAAACCGTTCTGGCCGAGCTGGTGATCGCCGCCGTCCCTTCCATCGAAAAGGTCCGGATGGTCAATTCGGGCACGGAAGCCACGATGAGCGCTATTCGCGTTGCCCGCGGCTTCACCGGACGTAACGTGATCATCAAATTCGCCGGCTGCTACCACGGCCACGTCGACAGCCTCCTGGTGCAGGCCGGCAGCGGGGCCCTGACGCACGGCGTCCCGTCCAGCCCCGGCGTCCCCGCGGGCTGCACGGCGGATACGCTGTCCCTCCCCTACAACGACTGCCAGCAACTCGAAGACACCTTCAGCCGTCGCGGCGGCGAAATCGCCGCAGTGATTCTGGAACCGGTCGTCGGCAACATGGGCGTGGTGATTCCCACGCCGGAGTTTCTGCAGACGCTGCAGCGCGTCTGCCGGCAGCACGGCGCGGTCCTGATCTTCGACGAAGTGATGACCGGCTTCCGCCTGGCGTTCGGCGGAGCCCAGGAACGCTTCGGCATCAGGCCCGACATGACCACGCTGGGAAAAATTCTCGGCGGCGGCATGCCGGTCGGCGCGTACGGCGGTCGGACCGACATCATGAATTCGGTCTCGCCGGTCGGCCCCGTTTACCAGGCGGGGACCCTTTCCGGCAACCCGGTCGCCATGGCGGCGGGGATCGCCATGCTGACCGCGCTGAAGGAGCTGAATCCCTATCCCGCTCTGGAGACTTTCACGGCCCGCCTCTGCGTCGGCCTGTCGGCCCTGGCGGGCAAATACGGCCTGCCGCACACGATTCCCCAGATCGGCAGCATGTTCACGCTGTTCTTCAATCCTGAGGTCGTCACCAGCTACGACGTGGCGAAGCACAGCGATACGAAGCGCTTCGCCCGTTACTTCCACGCGATGCTCGACGGCGGCGTCTATCTGGCCTGCAGCCAGTACGAGGCCAACTTCGTCTCCGCCGCCCTGACCGAAGAGCATCTCCAGGCCACGTTGCAGGCTGCCGACCGTGCGCTGGAGCAGATTGCCCGTTCGTAA